In Hevea brasiliensis isolate MT/VB/25A 57/8 chromosome 13, ASM3005281v1, whole genome shotgun sequence, a single genomic region encodes these proteins:
- the LOC110653843 gene encoding transcription factor TGA2.3 isoform X2 — MQSFKHIPHPEKYCHSSFSLRGEDGNRNQTRFPDLGDLDQPAAAFHHYDAVDLSSSSMFSFKWGNVAVLSNNLRYDAALNTNIGSAAIATTGTGCLDTGQYVYHKGTTLGSSLGNGHSIDNWGDSGMADSSQQTDTSTDVDADDRNQLHGVQHGPIAVVDSMDQSKAKAGDQKTLRRLAQNREAARKSRLRKKAYVQQLENSRLRLTQLEQELQSARQQNIFLASGFSGDHGAGCGVVAFDMDYARWLEEHQRLISDLRAAVNSHMGDNELHLLVTGVMAHYDDIFRLKSIGTKADVFHMLSGMWKTPAERCFMWLGGFRSSELLKILGNHIEPLTDQQLMGICNLQQSSQQAEDALSQGMEALQQSLADTLSSNSLGFTTSGNVSDYMGQMAIAMGKLATLENFLHQADLLRQQTLQQMHRILTTRQAARALLVFSDYTSRLRALSSLWLARPRD, encoded by the exons ATGCAAAGCTTCAAGCATATTCCTCACCCTGAAAAGTACTGCCACTCTTCCTTCTCTCTCCG AGGAGAAGATGGTAACCGAAACCAGACACGTTTTCCGGATCTTGGAGATCTTGATCAACCAGCTGCTGCTTTTCATCACTATGATGCTGTTGATTTAAGCTCAA GCTCCATGTTCAGTTTTAAATGGGGCAATGTTGCTGTTTTGTCCAATAACTTGCGATATGATGCTGCCCTAAACACG AATATTGGGTCTGCAGCGATAGCAACAACAGGAACAGGGTGTTTGGACACAGGGCAATACGTATACCACAAGGGGACAACGTTGGGTTCCTCGTTGGGAAACGGGCATAGTATTGACAACTGGGGGGACTCAGGGATGGCAGATAGCAGCCAACAGACTGACACTTCTACAGATGTTGATGCTGATGATAGAAACCAG CTTCATGGAGTCCAGCATGGTCCTATTGCGGTTGTGGATTCCATGGATCAATCCAAGGCAAAAGCTGGTGATCAAAAG ACTCTTCGAAGGCTGGCTCAGAATCGTGAGGCTGCAAGGAAGAGTCGACTTAGGAAGAAA GCTTATGTCCAGCAGCTCGAGAATAGTCGACTCAGGCTTACACAATTAGAGCAAGAGCTTCAAAGTGCTCGGCAGCAG AATATTTTTTTGGCAAGTGGATTTTCAGGGGACCATGGGGCTGGATGTG GGGTTGTTGCATTTGACATGGACTATGCACGGTGGCTTGAGGAACATCAACGGTTGATCAGTGATCTAAGAGCAGCTGTCAATTCTCATATGGGTGATAATGAATTACACCTCCTTGTTACTGGTGTAATGGCACATTATGATGACATATTCCGGCTAAAGAGCATTGGCACAAAGGCTGATGTATTTCACATGCTTTCAGGCATGTGGAAGACACCTGCTGAGAGATGTTTCATGTGGTTGGGTGGATTCAGATCTTCTGAGCTTCTTAAG ATACTTGGGAACCACATCGAACCCTTGACAGATCAACAGTTAATGGGCATATGTAATCTGCAACAGTCCTCCCAACAGGCTGAAGATGCCTTGTCTCAAGGAATGGAAGCTCTGCAACAATCCCTTGCAGACACGCTTTCATCCAACTCACTGGGCTTTACTACTTCTGGAAATGTGTCCGACTACATGGGCCAAATGGCAATTGCAATGGGCAAGCTTGCAACACTAGAGAACTTCCTTCACCAG GCTGATCTTTTAAGGCAGCAAACTCTGCAACAAATGCATCGAATTTTGACAACACGTCAGGCTGCTAGAGCCCTTCTTGTTTTCAGTGATTACACTTCGCGACTCCGGGCACTCAGCTCTTTATGGCTAGCACGCCCTAGAGATTGA
- the LOC110653843 gene encoding transcription factor TGA2.3 isoform X1, giving the protein MQSFKHIPHPEKYCHSSFSLRGEDGNRNQTRFPDLGDLDQPAAAFHHYDAVDLSSSSMFSFKWGNVAVLSNNLRYDAALNTNIGSAAIATTGTGCLDTGQYVYHKGTTLGSSLGNGHSIDNWGDSGMADSSQQTDTSTDVDADDRNQLHGVQHGPIAVVDSMDQSKAKAGDQKTLRRLAQNREAARKSRLRKKAYVQQLENSRLRLTQLEQELQSARQQNIFLASGFSGDHGAGCGVVAFDMDYARWLEEHQRLISDLRAAVNSHMGDNELHLLVTGVMAHYDDIFRLKSIGTKADVFHMLSGMWKTPAERCFMWLGGFRSSELLKILGNHIEPLTDQQLMGICNLQQSSQQAEDALSQGMEALQQSLADTLSSNSLGFTTSGNVSDYMGQMAIAMGKLATLENFLHQVTSFSADLLRQQTLQQMHRILTTRQAARALLVFSDYTSRLRALSSLWLARPRD; this is encoded by the exons ATGCAAAGCTTCAAGCATATTCCTCACCCTGAAAAGTACTGCCACTCTTCCTTCTCTCTCCG AGGAGAAGATGGTAACCGAAACCAGACACGTTTTCCGGATCTTGGAGATCTTGATCAACCAGCTGCTGCTTTTCATCACTATGATGCTGTTGATTTAAGCTCAA GCTCCATGTTCAGTTTTAAATGGGGCAATGTTGCTGTTTTGTCCAATAACTTGCGATATGATGCTGCCCTAAACACG AATATTGGGTCTGCAGCGATAGCAACAACAGGAACAGGGTGTTTGGACACAGGGCAATACGTATACCACAAGGGGACAACGTTGGGTTCCTCGTTGGGAAACGGGCATAGTATTGACAACTGGGGGGACTCAGGGATGGCAGATAGCAGCCAACAGACTGACACTTCTACAGATGTTGATGCTGATGATAGAAACCAG CTTCATGGAGTCCAGCATGGTCCTATTGCGGTTGTGGATTCCATGGATCAATCCAAGGCAAAAGCTGGTGATCAAAAG ACTCTTCGAAGGCTGGCTCAGAATCGTGAGGCTGCAAGGAAGAGTCGACTTAGGAAGAAA GCTTATGTCCAGCAGCTCGAGAATAGTCGACTCAGGCTTACACAATTAGAGCAAGAGCTTCAAAGTGCTCGGCAGCAG AATATTTTTTTGGCAAGTGGATTTTCAGGGGACCATGGGGCTGGATGTG GGGTTGTTGCATTTGACATGGACTATGCACGGTGGCTTGAGGAACATCAACGGTTGATCAGTGATCTAAGAGCAGCTGTCAATTCTCATATGGGTGATAATGAATTACACCTCCTTGTTACTGGTGTAATGGCACATTATGATGACATATTCCGGCTAAAGAGCATTGGCACAAAGGCTGATGTATTTCACATGCTTTCAGGCATGTGGAAGACACCTGCTGAGAGATGTTTCATGTGGTTGGGTGGATTCAGATCTTCTGAGCTTCTTAAG ATACTTGGGAACCACATCGAACCCTTGACAGATCAACAGTTAATGGGCATATGTAATCTGCAACAGTCCTCCCAACAGGCTGAAGATGCCTTGTCTCAAGGAATGGAAGCTCTGCAACAATCCCTTGCAGACACGCTTTCATCCAACTCACTGGGCTTTACTACTTCTGGAAATGTGTCCGACTACATGGGCCAAATGGCAATTGCAATGGGCAAGCTTGCAACACTAGAGAACTTCCTTCACCAGGTAACATCATTTAGT GCTGATCTTTTAAGGCAGCAAACTCTGCAACAAATGCATCGAATTTTGACAACACGTCAGGCTGCTAGAGCCCTTCTTGTTTTCAGTGATTACACTTCGCGACTCCGGGCACTCAGCTCTTTATGGCTAGCACGCCCTAGAGATTGA
- the LOC110653843 gene encoding transcription factor TGA2.3 isoform X3 produces the protein MQSFKHIPHPEKGEDGNRNQTRFPDLGDLDQPAAAFHHYDAVDLSSSSMFSFKWGNVAVLSNNLRYDAALNTNIGSAAIATTGTGCLDTGQYVYHKGTTLGSSLGNGHSIDNWGDSGMADSSQQTDTSTDVDADDRNQLHGVQHGPIAVVDSMDQSKAKAGDQKTLRRLAQNREAARKSRLRKKAYVQQLENSRLRLTQLEQELQSARQQNIFLASGFSGDHGAGCGVVAFDMDYARWLEEHQRLISDLRAAVNSHMGDNELHLLVTGVMAHYDDIFRLKSIGTKADVFHMLSGMWKTPAERCFMWLGGFRSSELLKILGNHIEPLTDQQLMGICNLQQSSQQAEDALSQGMEALQQSLADTLSSNSLGFTTSGNVSDYMGQMAIAMGKLATLENFLHQVTSFSADLLRQQTLQQMHRILTTRQAARALLVFSDYTSRLRALSSLWLARPRD, from the exons ATGCAAAGCTTCAAGCATATTCCTCACCCTGAAAA AGGAGAAGATGGTAACCGAAACCAGACACGTTTTCCGGATCTTGGAGATCTTGATCAACCAGCTGCTGCTTTTCATCACTATGATGCTGTTGATTTAAGCTCAA GCTCCATGTTCAGTTTTAAATGGGGCAATGTTGCTGTTTTGTCCAATAACTTGCGATATGATGCTGCCCTAAACACG AATATTGGGTCTGCAGCGATAGCAACAACAGGAACAGGGTGTTTGGACACAGGGCAATACGTATACCACAAGGGGACAACGTTGGGTTCCTCGTTGGGAAACGGGCATAGTATTGACAACTGGGGGGACTCAGGGATGGCAGATAGCAGCCAACAGACTGACACTTCTACAGATGTTGATGCTGATGATAGAAACCAG CTTCATGGAGTCCAGCATGGTCCTATTGCGGTTGTGGATTCCATGGATCAATCCAAGGCAAAAGCTGGTGATCAAAAG ACTCTTCGAAGGCTGGCTCAGAATCGTGAGGCTGCAAGGAAGAGTCGACTTAGGAAGAAA GCTTATGTCCAGCAGCTCGAGAATAGTCGACTCAGGCTTACACAATTAGAGCAAGAGCTTCAAAGTGCTCGGCAGCAG AATATTTTTTTGGCAAGTGGATTTTCAGGGGACCATGGGGCTGGATGTG GGGTTGTTGCATTTGACATGGACTATGCACGGTGGCTTGAGGAACATCAACGGTTGATCAGTGATCTAAGAGCAGCTGTCAATTCTCATATGGGTGATAATGAATTACACCTCCTTGTTACTGGTGTAATGGCACATTATGATGACATATTCCGGCTAAAGAGCATTGGCACAAAGGCTGATGTATTTCACATGCTTTCAGGCATGTGGAAGACACCTGCTGAGAGATGTTTCATGTGGTTGGGTGGATTCAGATCTTCTGAGCTTCTTAAG ATACTTGGGAACCACATCGAACCCTTGACAGATCAACAGTTAATGGGCATATGTAATCTGCAACAGTCCTCCCAACAGGCTGAAGATGCCTTGTCTCAAGGAATGGAAGCTCTGCAACAATCCCTTGCAGACACGCTTTCATCCAACTCACTGGGCTTTACTACTTCTGGAAATGTGTCCGACTACATGGGCCAAATGGCAATTGCAATGGGCAAGCTTGCAACACTAGAGAACTTCCTTCACCAGGTAACATCATTTAGT GCTGATCTTTTAAGGCAGCAAACTCTGCAACAAATGCATCGAATTTTGACAACACGTCAGGCTGCTAGAGCCCTTCTTGTTTTCAGTGATTACACTTCGCGACTCCGGGCACTCAGCTCTTTATGGCTAGCACGCCCTAGAGATTGA
- the LOC110653851 gene encoding uncharacterized protein LOC110653851 isoform X2 has product MSDSQSSSSSSDSAIDQNVRRSHRSGSGGQTLASDLPRHWHDVFWLGIFLLHLIGLGFGLTVVGLNRFKKSDRFNLDRFATGSVGNNRGLTEDYWPMYALAGGVGTLLGWTWLLLLGSRANQMMKISVHILTTYLAVISVLCFWCEQFFWGVAFAIGAALQFLYVISVIDRLPFTMLVLQKAVKMVWSLPEVMRVAYAFMLVMLLWMGIWSFGAAGVLASRMEDGVRWWLLVILSVSLFWTGAVLCNTVHVIVSGMVFLVLIHGGREAASMPPNPLIKSLRGLRSKIGRNECLLCCVDFMFHLVETLVRFFNKYAYVQIAVYGKSFNHSARDAWELFQSTGVEALVAYDCSGAVLLMGAVLSGLITGTCSGVWTHIKWSDRVIMIGSTAMLMGMVLVGLAMVVVESAVTSIYICFAEDPLLIHRWDAEFFNQLSETLHQRLQHRSDRAREVLTHNGFDIHIQETIPV; this is encoded by the exons ATGAGCGATTCGcagtcctcctcctcctcctccgacTCCGCCATCGATCAG AATGTAAGGAGAAGTCATAGAAGTGGCAGCGGTGGTCAAACTTTGGCTTCTGACTTACCAAGGCATTGGCATGATGTTTTCTGGTTAGGGATCTTCTTACTTCATTTGATCGGATTAGGATTTGGTCTTACAGTTGTTGGGCTCAATAGGTTTAAGAAATCAGATAGGTTTAATCTTGATAGATTTGCCACTGGTTCCGTGGGAAATAATAGGGGATTGACTGAGGATTATTGGCCAATGTATGCTCTTGCTGGTGGAGTTGGAACTTTACTTGGGTGGACTTGGTTGTTGTTACTTGGTTCTCGTGCAAATCAGATGATGAAGATCTCAGTCCATATTTTGACTACTTATCTTGCTGTGATCAGTGTGTTGTGTTTCTGGTGTGAGCAGTTTTTCTGGGGTGTTGCATTTGCGATTGGTGCTGCATTGCAATTTTTGTATGTCATATCTGTCATAGACAG ACTTCCATTTACCATGCTGGTGCTGCAAAAAGCTGTGAAGATGGTATGGAGTCTACCTGAAGTTATGAGAGTTGCATATGCATTCATGCTAGTTATGCTTTTATGGATGGGAATATGGTCTTTTGGAGCAGCTGGTGTTCTGGCTTCTAGGATGGAGGATGGTGTACGCTGGTGGCTTCTTGTG ATTCTCTCAGTAAGCTTATTCTGGACGGGTGCAGTCCTCTGTAACACTGTACATGTTATAGTGTCTGGGATGGTGTTCCTTGTTCTTATTCATGGTGGTCGAGAAGCAGCATCAATGCCTCCTAACCCATTGATTAAGTCTTTAAG GGGATTGCGGTCAAAGATTGGCAGGAATGAGTGCTTGCTTTGCTGTGTTGATTTTATGTTTCATCTCGTGGAGACTCTTGTCCGGTTTTTTAACAAGTATGCCTATGTCCAG ATAGCTGTTTATGGCAAAAGTTTTAACCATTCAGCAAGGGATGCCTGGGAATTATTCCAATCAACTGGAGTTGAAGCACTTGTGGCTTATGATTGTTCAGGTGCTGTTCTATTGATGGGAGCAGTTTTGAGTGGGCTTATCACTGGAACTTGCTCAGGTGTTTGGACTCATATTAAATGGAGTGACAGAGTAATCATGATAGGATCCACTGCAATGTTGATGGGAATGGTGTTG GTTGGATTAGCCATGGTTGTGGTTGAGAGTGCTGTTACATCCATATATATCTGCTTTGCAGAAGACCCCTTGTTGATTCACAGATGGGATGCTGAATTCTTCAACCAGTTGTCTGAGACACTGCACCAGCGTTTACAACATAGGAGTGACCGAGCAAGGGAAGTATTGACTCACAATGGATTTGATATTCACATACAAGAAACTATCCCTGTCTGA
- the LOC110653851 gene encoding uncharacterized protein LOC110653851 isoform X1, translating into MSDSQSSSSSSDSAIDQNVRRSHRSGSGGQTLASDLPRHWHDVFWLGIFLLHLIGLGFGLTVVGLNRFKKSDRFNLDRFATGSVGNNRGLTEDYWPMYALAGGVGTLLGWTWLLLLGSRANQMMKISVHILTTYLAVISVLCFWCEQFFWGVAFAIGAALQFLYVISVIDRLPFTMLVLQKAVKMVWSLPEVMRVAYAFMLVMLLWMGIWSFGAAGVLASRMEDGVRWWLLVILSVSLFWTGAVLCNTVHVIVSGMVFLVLIHGGREAASMPPNPLIKSLRYAVTTSFGSICYGSLFTAAIRTLRWEIRGLRSKIGRNECLLCCVDFMFHLVETLVRFFNKYAYVQIAVYGKSFNHSARDAWELFQSTGVEALVAYDCSGAVLLMGAVLSGLITGTCSGVWTHIKWSDRVIMIGSTAMLMGMVLVGLAMVVVESAVTSIYICFAEDPLLIHRWDAEFFNQLSETLHQRLQHRSDRAREVLTHNGFDIHIQETIPV; encoded by the exons ATGAGCGATTCGcagtcctcctcctcctcctccgacTCCGCCATCGATCAG AATGTAAGGAGAAGTCATAGAAGTGGCAGCGGTGGTCAAACTTTGGCTTCTGACTTACCAAGGCATTGGCATGATGTTTTCTGGTTAGGGATCTTCTTACTTCATTTGATCGGATTAGGATTTGGTCTTACAGTTGTTGGGCTCAATAGGTTTAAGAAATCAGATAGGTTTAATCTTGATAGATTTGCCACTGGTTCCGTGGGAAATAATAGGGGATTGACTGAGGATTATTGGCCAATGTATGCTCTTGCTGGTGGAGTTGGAACTTTACTTGGGTGGACTTGGTTGTTGTTACTTGGTTCTCGTGCAAATCAGATGATGAAGATCTCAGTCCATATTTTGACTACTTATCTTGCTGTGATCAGTGTGTTGTGTTTCTGGTGTGAGCAGTTTTTCTGGGGTGTTGCATTTGCGATTGGTGCTGCATTGCAATTTTTGTATGTCATATCTGTCATAGACAG ACTTCCATTTACCATGCTGGTGCTGCAAAAAGCTGTGAAGATGGTATGGAGTCTACCTGAAGTTATGAGAGTTGCATATGCATTCATGCTAGTTATGCTTTTATGGATGGGAATATGGTCTTTTGGAGCAGCTGGTGTTCTGGCTTCTAGGATGGAGGATGGTGTACGCTGGTGGCTTCTTGTG ATTCTCTCAGTAAGCTTATTCTGGACGGGTGCAGTCCTCTGTAACACTGTACATGTTATAGTGTCTGGGATGGTGTTCCTTGTTCTTATTCATGGTGGTCGAGAAGCAGCATCAATGCCTCCTAACCCATTGATTAAGTCTTTAAGGTATGCTGTGACAACATCTTTTGGCAGCATTTGCTATGGATCACTGTTCACAGCTGCAATTAGGACATTGCGGTGGGAG ATCAGGGGATTGCGGTCAAAGATTGGCAGGAATGAGTGCTTGCTTTGCTGTGTTGATTTTATGTTTCATCTCGTGGAGACTCTTGTCCGGTTTTTTAACAAGTATGCCTATGTCCAG ATAGCTGTTTATGGCAAAAGTTTTAACCATTCAGCAAGGGATGCCTGGGAATTATTCCAATCAACTGGAGTTGAAGCACTTGTGGCTTATGATTGTTCAGGTGCTGTTCTATTGATGGGAGCAGTTTTGAGTGGGCTTATCACTGGAACTTGCTCAGGTGTTTGGACTCATATTAAATGGAGTGACAGAGTAATCATGATAGGATCCACTGCAATGTTGATGGGAATGGTGTTG GTTGGATTAGCCATGGTTGTGGTTGAGAGTGCTGTTACATCCATATATATCTGCTTTGCAGAAGACCCCTTGTTGATTCACAGATGGGATGCTGAATTCTTCAACCAGTTGTCTGAGACACTGCACCAGCGTTTACAACATAGGAGTGACCGAGCAAGGGAAGTATTGACTCACAATGGATTTGATATTCACATACAAGAAACTATCCCTGTCTGA
- the LOC110653851 gene encoding uncharacterized protein LOC110653851 isoform X3 — MYALAGGVGTLLGWTWLLLLGSRANQMMKISVHILTTYLAVISVLCFWCEQFFWGVAFAIGAALQFLYVISVIDRLPFTMLVLQKAVKMVWSLPEVMRVAYAFMLVMLLWMGIWSFGAAGVLASRMEDGVRWWLLVILSVSLFWTGAVLCNTVHVIVSGMVFLVLIHGGREAASMPPNPLIKSLRYAVTTSFGSICYGSLFTAAIRTLRWEIRGLRSKIGRNECLLCCVDFMFHLVETLVRFFNKYAYVQIAVYGKSFNHSARDAWELFQSTGVEALVAYDCSGAVLLMGAVLSGLITGTCSGVWTHIKWSDRVIMIGSTAMLMGMVLVGLAMVVVESAVTSIYICFAEDPLLIHRWDAEFFNQLSETLHQRLQHRSDRAREVLTHNGFDIHIQETIPV; from the exons ATGTATGCTCTTGCTGGTGGAGTTGGAACTTTACTTGGGTGGACTTGGTTGTTGTTACTTGGTTCTCGTGCAAATCAGATGATGAAGATCTCAGTCCATATTTTGACTACTTATCTTGCTGTGATCAGTGTGTTGTGTTTCTGGTGTGAGCAGTTTTTCTGGGGTGTTGCATTTGCGATTGGTGCTGCATTGCAATTTTTGTATGTCATATCTGTCATAGACAG ACTTCCATTTACCATGCTGGTGCTGCAAAAAGCTGTGAAGATGGTATGGAGTCTACCTGAAGTTATGAGAGTTGCATATGCATTCATGCTAGTTATGCTTTTATGGATGGGAATATGGTCTTTTGGAGCAGCTGGTGTTCTGGCTTCTAGGATGGAGGATGGTGTACGCTGGTGGCTTCTTGTG ATTCTCTCAGTAAGCTTATTCTGGACGGGTGCAGTCCTCTGTAACACTGTACATGTTATAGTGTCTGGGATGGTGTTCCTTGTTCTTATTCATGGTGGTCGAGAAGCAGCATCAATGCCTCCTAACCCATTGATTAAGTCTTTAAGGTATGCTGTGACAACATCTTTTGGCAGCATTTGCTATGGATCACTGTTCACAGCTGCAATTAGGACATTGCGGTGGGAG ATCAGGGGATTGCGGTCAAAGATTGGCAGGAATGAGTGCTTGCTTTGCTGTGTTGATTTTATGTTTCATCTCGTGGAGACTCTTGTCCGGTTTTTTAACAAGTATGCCTATGTCCAG ATAGCTGTTTATGGCAAAAGTTTTAACCATTCAGCAAGGGATGCCTGGGAATTATTCCAATCAACTGGAGTTGAAGCACTTGTGGCTTATGATTGTTCAGGTGCTGTTCTATTGATGGGAGCAGTTTTGAGTGGGCTTATCACTGGAACTTGCTCAGGTGTTTGGACTCATATTAAATGGAGTGACAGAGTAATCATGATAGGATCCACTGCAATGTTGATGGGAATGGTGTTG GTTGGATTAGCCATGGTTGTGGTTGAGAGTGCTGTTACATCCATATATATCTGCTTTGCAGAAGACCCCTTGTTGATTCACAGATGGGATGCTGAATTCTTCAACCAGTTGTCTGAGACACTGCACCAGCGTTTACAACATAGGAGTGACCGAGCAAGGGAAGTATTGACTCACAATGGATTTGATATTCACATACAAGAAACTATCCCTGTCTGA